From a region of the Apis cerana isolate GH-2021 linkage group LG13, AcerK_1.0, whole genome shotgun sequence genome:
- the LOC107993404 gene encoding splicing factor 3B subunit 4, with amino-acid sequence MAAGPIAERNQDATIYVGGLDDKVTESLMWELFVQSGPVVNVHMPKDRVTQMHQGYGFVEFMGEEDADYAIKIMNMIKLYGKPIRVNKASAHQKNLDVGANIFIGNLDPEVDEKLLYDTFSAFGVILQTPKIMRDPETGNSKGFAFINFASFDASDASIEAMNGQYLCNRPISVSYAFKRDAKGERHGSAAERLLAAQNPLSQADRPHQLFADAPPLAPPPIPNSNTATHQTAHHPQHHVMHGMVVPPPPPPSTPGPPMGHPPPPPVPPPPSSGFPPASIPPPPLPPMSMATHPPLPPGMPPPLPPMPVPTSQAQQTTPRMIAPPPTAHWGVSGPPQGQFPPPPPPSSTGAPPPPQFGQFQPPPPRPPPTWRHPPPPPVSQGGPPPPPPPQFRPPFPPRGPPPPPPPHDSSQY; translated from the exons ATGGCAGCAGGCCCTATTGCCGAACGTAATCAag ATGCCACAATATATGTGGGTGGATTGGATGATAAAGTTACAGAGTCCCTTATGTGggaattatttgttcaatcaGGACCAGTAG taAATGTCCATATGCCAAAAGATAGAGTGACACAAATGCATCAAGGCTATGGATTTGTAGAATTTATGGGAGAAGAAGATGCGGATTatgctattaaaataatgaatatgataaaattgtatgGAAAACCAATAAGAGTAAACAAAGCAAGTGCTCACCAAAAAAATCTAGATGTTGGAGCTAATATCTTTATTGGGAATCTTGATCCGGAAGTAGATGAAAAACTTTTGTACGACACTTTCAGTGCATTTGGAGTAATTCTTCAAACACCAAAG ataatgAGAGATCCTGAAACAGGAAATTCAAAAGgttttgcatttataaattttgcttcGTTTGATGCATCCGATGCGAGTATAGAAGCAATGAATGGCCAATATCTATGCAACAGACCAATTTCTGTTTCGTATGCTTTCAAACGCGATGCGAAAGGTGAAAGGCATGGTAGCGCGGCTGAAAGATTGTTAGCTGCTCAAAATCCACTAAGTCAAGCAGATAGGCCTCATCAATTGTTTGCCGATGCTCCTCCTTTAGCACCCCCTCCAATTCCAAATTCAAATACAGCGACTCATCAAACTGCTCATCATCCTCAACATCACGTAATGCACGGTATGGTTgtaccacctcctcctccaccatcGACACCAGGACCTCCAATGGGTCACCCACCGCCACCACCTGTTCCACCTCCACCGTCGAGCGGTTTCCCTCCAGCGAGTATTCCTCCGCCACCTTTACCCCCAATGTCAATGGCAACACATCCTCCTCTACCACCTGGAATGCCACCTCCACTGCCACCTATGCCCGTTCCAACGTCTCAAGCGCAACAAACAACTCCCAGAATGATAGCGCCACCACCTACTGCTCATTGGGGCGTAAGCGGACCACCTCAAGGTCAAtttccaccaccaccacctcctTCATCCACCGGTGCACCTCCACCTCCGCAATTTGGACAATTTCAACCACCACCTCCCCGACCACCACCAACCTGGAGGCATCCACCACCCCCTCCGGTGTCTCAAGGTGGACCACCGCCACCTCCACCTCCACAGTTTCGACCTCCCTTCCCACCGAGAGGTCCTCCCCCTCCACCGCCGCCTCACGATTCCagtcaatattaa
- the LOC107993419 gene encoding uncharacterized protein LOC107993419, which produces MARFYYECNTDLKNYTEDSETIKPYACTSDKYCLYCCCNSQCCLLVQRRPPRHFWEAWYFWLGIALLAVFIVSSVSSYIVSNCRHNIQGVPLRHSAHGNRRNDRGGHSTNNQNEISISIIPTSEFFPSHRKMFVITSQPAVNHLTPVVA; this is translated from the exons ATGGCTCGCTTCTACTACGAATGTAAcacagatttaaaaaattatacggaGGACAGTGAAACTATCAAGCCCTACGCTTGTACATCCGACAAATATTGCTTGTATTGTTGTTGTAATTCGCAGTGTTGTTTATTGGTACAAAGACGGCCTCCACGACACTTTTGGGAAGCCTGGTACTTTTGGCTAGGCATTGCTTTACTCGCTGTTTTTATCGTATCTTCG gTGAGCAGTTACATAGTGAGTAATTGCAGACATAATATTCAAGGTGTACCACTAAGACATAGCGCACATGGGAATCGACGAAACGATCGTGGCGGTCATTCGACAAACAaccaaaatgaaatatcgataagcATAATCCCAACCTCGGAATTTTTCCCGTCGCACAGAAAAATGTTCGTGATTACCTCTCAACCAGCCGTGAATCATCTGA CCCCTGTCGTTGCGTGA
- the LOC107993417 gene encoding uncharacterized protein LOC107993417 isoform X2, which produces MYFNRSDIGPSICIHFVLLFLIFLSANIGRIEGRKCVCTSKDCKAAGVDTCKTKFSCYTEWILTRNQELEENATTRGCTYRFATPLLCETKSWVTRSKSSDNVDRSSAAWIRMQRLKCCNNHDYCNADRNVNASTRIHDKDKPDPVDSTLDHNGSFNGMSSSRDVMGSIGSDPGPIAEGRESSDPFHENRVKPLLVAALVLAIAALTSVLAACYVITRLLKTNLYTVRNEEFIHVS; this is translated from the exons ATGTATTTCAATCGATCGGATATCGGCCCGTCAATCTGCATACATTTCGTCCTGCTATTCCTGATTTTTCTATCGGCCAACATCGGACGAATCGAAG GTAGAAAATGCGTGTGCACGAGCAAGGACTGCAAGGCAGCTGGGGTGGACACATGCAAAACAAAGTTTTCCTGTTACACGGAGTGGATTTTGACTAGGAATCAAGAACTGGAAGAGAACGCTACAACCAGAGGATGCACGTATAG GTTTGCCACGCCATTGTTGTGCGAGACAAAGTCCTGGGTCACGAGGTCGAAGTCGAGCGACAACGTGGACCGATCGTCGGCTGCCTGGATCCGCATGCAAAGATTGAAGTGTTGCAACAACCACGACTACTGCAACGCTGATCGCAACGTGAACGCGTCCACGAGGATCCACGACAAAGACAAACCCGATCCCGTCGATTCTACTTTAGACCATAATG GTTCCTTTAATGGGATGTCGTCGAGCCGAGACGTAATGGGATCGATCGGGTCTGATCCAGGCCCGATTGCCGAAGGACGGGAATCGTCAGATCCGTTTCACGAGAATCGCGTTAAGCCGCTTCTCGTCGCAGCTCTGGTCTTGGCGATCGCTGCCCTCACATCGGTCCTGGCCGCATGCTACGTTATTACAAG
- the LOC107993417 gene encoding uncharacterized protein LOC107993417 isoform X1: MYFNRSDIGPSICIHFVLLFLIFLSANIGRIEGRKCVCTSKDCKAAGVDTCKTKFSCYTEWILTRNQELEENATTRGCTYRFATPLLCETKSWVTRSKSSDNVDRSSAAWIRMQRLKCCNNHDYCNADRNVNASTRIHDKDKPDPVDSTLDHNGSFNGMSSSRDVMGSIGSDPGPIAEGRESSDPFHENRVKPLLVAALVLAIAALTSVLAACYVITRLCFCREAHIRWARCINKACILRRQPRMRIEYREGTFARNIPDVFFYVIAATAYE; encoded by the exons ATGTATTTCAATCGATCGGATATCGGCCCGTCAATCTGCATACATTTCGTCCTGCTATTCCTGATTTTTCTATCGGCCAACATCGGACGAATCGAAG GTAGAAAATGCGTGTGCACGAGCAAGGACTGCAAGGCAGCTGGGGTGGACACATGCAAAACAAAGTTTTCCTGTTACACGGAGTGGATTTTGACTAGGAATCAAGAACTGGAAGAGAACGCTACAACCAGAGGATGCACGTATAG GTTTGCCACGCCATTGTTGTGCGAGACAAAGTCCTGGGTCACGAGGTCGAAGTCGAGCGACAACGTGGACCGATCGTCGGCTGCCTGGATCCGCATGCAAAGATTGAAGTGTTGCAACAACCACGACTACTGCAACGCTGATCGCAACGTGAACGCGTCCACGAGGATCCACGACAAAGACAAACCCGATCCCGTCGATTCTACTTTAGACCATAATG GTTCCTTTAATGGGATGTCGTCGAGCCGAGACGTAATGGGATCGATCGGGTCTGATCCAGGCCCGATTGCCGAAGGACGGGAATCGTCAGATCCGTTTCACGAGAATCGCGTTAAGCCGCTTCTCGTCGCAGCTCTGGTCTTGGCGATCGCTGCCCTCACATCGGTCCTGGCCGCATGCTACGTTATTACAAG GCTTTGTTTTTGCCGCGAAGCACACATCCGTTGGGCAAGGTGCATCAATAAAGCGTGTATTTTACGACGGCAACCACGTATGCGTATAGAATATCGCGAAGGAACGTTTGCCAGAAATATTCCAGACgtttttttctatgtaataGCCGCGACTGCTTatgaataa